The DNA window CGCTGATCGACGGCCTCATCGTCACTGCTGTCTCGCTGGGAGTCAGCCTGATCGCCACGCTCTATCCGAGCGGAAGCGCTGCGAGTGTGCTTCCTGCTGAAGCTCTGCGATACGAATAGAGAAGGTTCATGGAGCCAGAAGAGAAATCACACAAGGATCCCCGCCTAAGGTACGCGCACCTCATCCCCGACGGGATGGCAAAGATGCACACTCTCGAGCACTATCTCAACACGGCTACAAGCCTTGAACCTGTCCTCCTCGAACTCGTCCGCCTACGCGCCTCCCAGATGAACGGCTGCGAGTACTGCATCACCCTCCACACCGCCGAACTCAAGAAGCACAACGAGTCCCCCGCCCGCATCGACTCCGTCGCCGACTGGCGCAACTCCGATGCCTACACCCACCGTGAGCGCGCCGCCCTTGCCTGGGCCGAGGCCGTCACCAACATCCAGGACGGCCACGCGCCCGATGCCGTCTACAACGAACTGCGCGCGCACTTCACGGATGTCGAGACCGCCAACCTCACCCTTGTCCTTACCACGATCAACGCGTGGAATCGTCTCGCGATTGCGATGGGCTCGTACTCCGGCAATCGATCGCCCGCTTGCGTTACTGTTGAATCAGCATGACGGAAGCAGTCGACACATCACGCCTGGAACCTTGGATTGTTGAGCCCCGGGACGTCGTCCTGCGAGCGGCGAAGCTCTCGAAAACCTACACCACCGGAAGAGGTCAGCTAGACCTCTTCCGCGATCTCGATCTCGAAGTCTACGCAGGCGAGATGGTAGCCATCGTAGGCGAAAGCGGCGTTGGCAAGAGCTCCCTGCTTCACCTCCTCGCCGCGCTTGATCGCCCAACCTCCGGTGAAGTCTGGTGCGGCGAAAGCAAGTTGAGCCAGTTCACCCCATCGCAGGCCGCCGAGTTCCGCAACCGGGACGTTGGTTACGTCTGGCAGTTCCACTACCTGCTGCCCGAGTTCACCGCGGCCGAAAATGTAGCTATGCCGCTGCTGGCTCGCGGCGACACCCGCCGGGCCGCCATGCAGCAGGCGATGGTCTGGCTTTCGGAGGTGGGCCTTGCAGATCGCGCCGAGCACCGTTCCGGCGAACTGAGCGGCGGCGAACAGCAGCGCGTAAGCCTCGCCCGCGCCCTGGTCACCGAGCCAAAGCTCCTTCTGGCCGACGAGCCGACCGGGGATCTTGATGGAAAGACAGCAGATATCGTCTTCGACCTGATCCAGAACCTGCACAAAGCGCACGGTCTGGGCAGTGTTCTGGTCACCCACAATCTTGAGTTTGCCGCCCGCTGCGACCGCATGCTGCGCCTTCGCGACGGACGCCTATCTCCCAGCATCTAAAGGGATCACCCGGGAGCGAGTCGTGTACCACCTTTTTCACATGGCCGGCTGAACTCATGGTGATGTAACGTAACGGTAACTTTGGCAAGACGCAAACAGTGTATTGGTGGTAGGCCGCCGGACAGATACACTATTCGCAGCGGATGGATGTCCTGGCCGGTTTGGCAGGCAGCCTGTTAGTCATTGCAAGTGGACCAAAGGCACCCATCGTGCCCCAGGGCCGGTGGTTACCCAGTCTGTGAGGGGAAACATGTTCGAACGCTATACGGAGAAGGCGCGGCGCGTTATTTTCTTCGCGCGGTATGAGGCCAGTCAGTTTGGGTCGCCTTACATCGAGACCGAGCATCTGTTGCTCGGATTGTTGCGGGAGGACAAAGCACTAACCAATCGTTTCCTGCGGTCGCACGCCTCTGTCGAGTCGATCCGCAAGCAGATCGAAGGCCATACTACGATCCGCGAGAAGGTCTCGACCTCGGTCGATCTACCCCTATCAAACGAATGCAAGCGGGTCCTCGCCTACGCGGCGGAAGAGGCTGAGCGGCTCTCCCATAAGCACATCGGCACGGAACATCTTCTACTCGGCCTCCTGCGCGAAGAAAAGTGCTTCGCCGCGGAGATCCTCCAGGAGCGCGGTCTCCGTTTGCCCGCCATCCGAGAGGAACTCCAGCGCACCACGCAGGAGAAGGCTCCCGCAGCCCAGGCAGCCGGAAAGCAGAGCGGACAACGTGGCGAGCAGAGCATGCTTGCGGAGTTCTCCCGCGATCTTACTCAGTCCGCGATGGATCAGCAGCTTGATCCGCTCGTCGGTCGCGATACGGAAGTCGATCGCGTCATTCAAATACTTTGCCGCCGCACCAAGAACAACCCTGTCCTTATCGGTGAACCGGGCGTCGGCAAAACCGCCATCGTCGAAGGTCTCGCGCAAAAGATCGCGGACGGCGAAGTTCCCAGCTTCCTCGCCGATAAGCGCGTGCTCGCGCTCGACCTCTCTCTGATCGTTGCGGGAACCAAGTACCGTGGTCAATTCGAAGAGCGCCTCAAGACCATCATGAAAGAGTTGATGGAGAACCAGAACTCCATCGTCTTCATCGATGAACTGCACACCCTCGTCGGCGCCGGATCGGCTGAAGGTTCGCTAGACGCCGCGAACATCCTCAAGCCCGCACTCAGCCGTGGGGAGATCCAGTGCATCGGAGCCACTACGCCTGCGGAATACCGCAAGTCCATCGAAAAAGACCGTTCTCTTGAGCGGCGCTTCCAGGCGGTCAAAGTTCCGCCGCCGAACGAAGAAGATGCGATCAAGATCATCATGGGCATCAAGGAGAAGTACGAGAAGTTCCACGCCGTCAGCTACACCGACGACGCCATCAACTTCTCCGTCTCGCACTCCAGCCGATACATTCCCGATCGCTTCCTTCCGGACAAGGCCATCGACCTCATCGATGAGGCTGGTGCCCGGGTCAAGCTCCGCCAGACTTCCCTGCCCGAAGAGTTGACCGAAGTTCAGAAGCGCATCAAGTTCATCGTGCACCGCATGGAGAACGCCATTGCGAACCACGAGTTCGAGAAGGCGCGCTTCTACTCGGACGAGGAACGCAAGGAGCGTGAGAACCTTCGCGCCCTCCGCGACAAGTACCACCTCGACGACTCCTCCGCAGGCATCGTGACCCGCGAAGACATTGAAGATGTCGTCAGCCGCTGGACCGGTGTTCCGATCACCTCGATCAAGGAAGAAGAGACGCAAAAGCTTCTCCGCGTCGAAGAAGAACTGCACAAGCGCGTCATCTCGCAGGACAAGGCGATCTCTGCCCTTTCCCGCGCGATCCGCCGCTCCCGCGCTGGCTTGAAGAACCCTGCTCGTCCCATCGGCAGCTTCCTCTTCCTCGGGCCTACTGGCGTCGGCAAGACGGAGATGGCTCGCACCCTGGCCCAGTTCCTCTTCGGCAACGAGAAGTCGCTGATCCGCTTCGATATGTCGGAGTTCATGGAGAAGCACTCGGTCTCGAAGCTGATCGGTTCGCCTCCGGGCTACGTCGGCTACGAGGAGGGCGGTCAGCTCACGGAGCGCGTCAAGCGTTCGCCGTACTCCGTCGTGCTGCTCGACGAGATCGAAAAGGCGCATCCGGATGTCTTCAACCTGCTTCTGCAGGTCTTTGAAGATGGCCAGCTCACCGACGGTCTAGGCAACCAGGTTGACTTCAAGAACACGATCATCATCATGACTTCGAACATTGGAGCGAAGCACCTGCAGAAGCGGCAGGGTCTCGGATTCCAGAGCGAGAAGGAAGACATGATCCTCGACAAGATGGAAGAGCTTGTGAAGGGCGAGGTTAAGCGAACCTTCAACCCCGAGTTCCTCAACCGCCTCGACGAGATCATCATCTTCATGGCGCTGACCGACCACGACCTGATGCAGATTCTCGAGCTCCTCGTGCAGCAGCTCAACACCAACCTCGTCCACAAGGCGATCACCATATCGGTCACCGACGAAGCCAAGCAGTACATCCTGGCCAAGACGGTCGCCGACCGCACATACGGTGCCCGTCCGCTGCGCCGTGCCCTGCAGCGCTTCATCGAAGACCCGCTCTCCGAAGCCCTTATCGGCGGCGGCATCTCCGAGCGGCCTGCGTTCCTCGAGGTCTACCTCGACAACAACGTGCTCCACTATCGCCCCATCGCTGCAGATGGCGAAGAGAAAGCCGCAGGTCTCGCTCTCAGCACTGTCTAACGCGACCTAAACAGAAAACAGAAAGGCCCCGGATCAATCCGGGGCCTTTCTGTTACAGCCATGCTCATTATTGTTTGTCATTCCCGAAGGGAATCTGCTTCTAAAATCGAGCCGCAGAACTTAGATCATCGACTTGACTTTATTTACAGACTTCGCCGCACTCGATACAAAGTCACCCGCCGCATCGACCGCATTGTCTGCATACTCCTTCGAAAGCTTGATCGCCTTATGAGCTTCCTTGCTGAGCTTCTCAGCCTGTTCCTTCAGGTAGTCACCCGCATCTTCGAGATAGTCTCCGGCATCGTCGATGTTGCGCTTGAGCTTCTTGCGCGTAACGGTGCCCGTCTGCGGCGCGTAGAGAAGAGCGATCGCCGCGCCAATCGCTGCACCCGCACCAAAAGTGATCCAGAAGCCTTTTTGACTCATACGTACCTCGTCCTTTGTATTTTCAACCAACCTCCATTCAGATTCTCACTTTCGGGCAGAGGTTGGATTTAATTCTTTTTCCTTCCGCGCTCAATCGAGACCCGCCAACTCCCGCGCCCGCACGAAAATCCGTGCAAACATCACCTTGTCCAGCCGTCCCGTATTCGTATTCCGCAGAGAGGGATGATAAGCCGCCAGCAGAAACAGCCCGTTCGGCAACAGATACTCCGCACCATGCCCAAACTTGTAGGCCGACCGCCGCTCGATCACGCCAGCAGCGAGGAGGTGCGCCAGATAGCCATCGAATGCGATCTTCCCCAGCGCCACGACCACCTTCACCCGCTTGAGTTCCCCAACCTCTGCCGTCAGGTGCCTCGCGCAGTTGCGGATCTCCTGGGGCGTAGGCTTGTCCCCCGGTGGAGCGCATCGGACCACGGAGCAGATCCACGCGTGCCGCAGCTTCAGGCCGTCGTCTCGCGAGACCGCGTTGCCGTGGTTCGCCAGCCCCACCTCGTGCAGCACGGGATACATGAAGTTCCCGGCCCCATCCCCGGTAAACGGCCTTCCCGTCCGATTCGCCCCGTGCGCTCCCGGAGCCAGCCCGATAATCAAGATCCGCGCCTTCGGGTCGCCGAATCCGGCCACCGGCTTCGCCCAGTACGTCTGGTCGATGTAAGCCCTTCGCTTCACCACGCCAAGATTCTCGCAATAAGCCCGCAGTCGCTCGCACTGCCGGCAGGCCACGATTCCCGCCTGGATCTCCTGCAGAACCGTCAACTTCCCATCTGCCACGACACTCTTCTTCGCAATCGCTTTCACTAGGTTCAATCCTATTCGGTTCCAGGGCGGGAAATCCCCGTTTTCAGCAGGACCCCGTTTGACCCCTCCCATTCAAGGCTCGTACAGTAAAGGTTGAGGCGTCGGTCGCATCCTGCGTGAATATCCGCGCACACCGGCCTAAAAGATTTCGTCACACGCACTCCGAAAGGCAACAAGACATTGACCCCTACCGAGCTTGAAACGACTCCTGAAGCAGCACACGACCACACCCACGATCACGATCATGACCACGCGCACGATCACGACCACAGCGATCTCGCGCCCGGCCTGCACCAGCACCAGCACGGCCCCACGCTGAACCCCGAACTCGCCCGCGAGATCGAAGTCGAAGTCCCCGCCGACGAAGTCTCGAAAGCCTTTAAGACCGTCACCAAGCGCTACCAGAAGCTCGCCCGCATCCCCGGCTTCCGCGCCGGCAAGGTTCCTGAGTCGCTCATCAAGACCCGATTCGCCAAGGAAGTCCGCCAGGAAGTCCTCGAGAGCCTCGTCTCCGACCGCTTCAAGCAGGCCATCGATTCGCAGAAGATCACCCCGGCCTCGCAGCCGCAGATGGTCGATATGCAGCTTCTCGACGGTCAGCCACTGAAGTTCAAGGCCGCCTTCGAAGTCTTCCCCGAGATCGATCTGACTGGCTACGAGACCGTCCACGTCGAAAAGCAGGACGCCACCCTGACCGACGAGGAGTTCCAGGCCGAGCTTGACCGCGTTCTCGAGAGCCACGCCGTCGTCGAACCCGTCGAAGAAGAGCGCGAGCTTGTCGATGGCGACTGGGCCGAGATCGAGTTCAAGGGCCAGATCAAGGACCTCGCTCAGACCGTTACTGAAGATGGCGTCGAAAACACCTCGCAGACCGAGCCCATCACCGGCGACAACGTCCTCGTGGAGATCGGCGGCAAGAACACCCTGCCTGCCTTCAACGACGCTCTGCGCGGCACCAAGCCCGGCCAGGAGATGAGCTTCGAGGTCTCTTACCCGGCGGATTTCGGTGAACCCAAGCTCGCCGGTCAGACCGTCAGCTACGACGTCACCGTCAAGGCCATCAAGAAGAAGACCTTCCCTGCCCGCGATGCCGAGTTCGCTTCGCAGCTCGGAGCCTTCGAGACCTGGGAAGAGTTCGAGTCGAAGCTCCGAGAGATGGCGTCTAGCCGCAAGGCGGAGTCGCTCCAGAACGTCGCCAAGGACAAGCTCCTC is part of the Granulicella aggregans genome and encodes:
- a CDS encoding carboxymuconolactone decarboxylase family protein, which codes for MEPEEKSHKDPRLRYAHLIPDGMAKMHTLEHYLNTATSLEPVLLELVRLRASQMNGCEYCITLHTAELKKHNESPARIDSVADWRNSDAYTHRERAALAWAEAVTNIQDGHAPDAVYNELRAHFTDVETANLTLVLTTINAWNRLAIAMGSYSGNRSPACVTVESA
- a CDS encoding ABC transporter ATP-binding protein, which translates into the protein MTEAVDTSRLEPWIVEPRDVVLRAAKLSKTYTTGRGQLDLFRDLDLEVYAGEMVAIVGESGVGKSSLLHLLAALDRPTSGEVWCGESKLSQFTPSQAAEFRNRDVGYVWQFHYLLPEFTAAENVAMPLLARGDTRRAAMQQAMVWLSEVGLADRAEHRSGELSGGEQQRVSLARALVTEPKLLLADEPTGDLDGKTADIVFDLIQNLHKAHGLGSVLVTHNLEFAARCDRMLRLRDGRLSPSI
- a CDS encoding ATP-dependent Clp protease ATP-binding subunit; translation: MFERYTEKARRVIFFARYEASQFGSPYIETEHLLLGLLREDKALTNRFLRSHASVESIRKQIEGHTTIREKVSTSVDLPLSNECKRVLAYAAEEAERLSHKHIGTEHLLLGLLREEKCFAAEILQERGLRLPAIREELQRTTQEKAPAAQAAGKQSGQRGEQSMLAEFSRDLTQSAMDQQLDPLVGRDTEVDRVIQILCRRTKNNPVLIGEPGVGKTAIVEGLAQKIADGEVPSFLADKRVLALDLSLIVAGTKYRGQFEERLKTIMKELMENQNSIVFIDELHTLVGAGSAEGSLDAANILKPALSRGEIQCIGATTPAEYRKSIEKDRSLERRFQAVKVPPPNEEDAIKIIMGIKEKYEKFHAVSYTDDAINFSVSHSSRYIPDRFLPDKAIDLIDEAGARVKLRQTSLPEELTEVQKRIKFIVHRMENAIANHEFEKARFYSDEERKERENLRALRDKYHLDDSSAGIVTREDIEDVVSRWTGVPITSIKEEETQKLLRVEEELHKRVISQDKAISALSRAIRRSRAGLKNPARPIGSFLFLGPTGVGKTEMARTLAQFLFGNEKSLIRFDMSEFMEKHSVSKLIGSPPGYVGYEEGGQLTERVKRSPYSVVLLDEIEKAHPDVFNLLLQVFEDGQLTDGLGNQVDFKNTIIIMTSNIGAKHLQKRQGLGFQSEKEDMILDKMEELVKGEVKRTFNPEFLNRLDEIIIFMALTDHDLMQILELLVQQLNTNLVHKAITISVTDEAKQYILAKTVADRTYGARPLRRALQRFIEDPLSEALIGGGISERPAFLEVYLDNNVLHYRPIAADGEEKAAGLALSTV
- a CDS encoding YtxH domain-containing protein — its product is MSQKGFWITFGAGAAIGAAIALLYAPQTGTVTRKKLKRNIDDAGDYLEDAGDYLKEQAEKLSKEAHKAIKLSKEYADNAVDAAGDFVSSAAKSVNKVKSMI
- a CDS encoding uracil-DNA glycosylase translates to MKAIAKKSVVADGKLTVLQEIQAGIVACRQCERLRAYCENLGVVKRRAYIDQTYWAKPVAGFGDPKARILIIGLAPGAHGANRTGRPFTGDGAGNFMYPVLHEVGLANHGNAVSRDDGLKLRHAWICSVVRCAPPGDKPTPQEIRNCARHLTAEVGELKRVKVVVALGKIAFDGYLAHLLAAGVIERRSAYKFGHGAEYLLPNGLFLLAAYHPSLRNTNTGRLDKVMFARIFVRARELAGLD
- the tig gene encoding trigger factor; this encodes MTPTELETTPEAAHDHTHDHDHDHAHDHDHSDLAPGLHQHQHGPTLNPELAREIEVEVPADEVSKAFKTVTKRYQKLARIPGFRAGKVPESLIKTRFAKEVRQEVLESLVSDRFKQAIDSQKITPASQPQMVDMQLLDGQPLKFKAAFEVFPEIDLTGYETVHVEKQDATLTDEEFQAELDRVLESHAVVEPVEEERELVDGDWAEIEFKGQIKDLAQTVTEDGVENTSQTEPITGDNVLVEIGGKNTLPAFNDALRGTKPGQEMSFEVSYPADFGEPKLAGQTVSYDVTVKAIKKKTFPARDAEFASQLGAFETWEEFESKLREMASSRKAESLQNVAKDKLLGDLIEKYPFPVPESFVQQQIDARLDRGLRALAQQGMSTDDMRKLDFARLRAAQRDQAVNEVKASMILDKLAQAENVEISEDELNNEVMMLSMQSREPYETLAARLASDGGIDRLRDQMKREKVGNLLYEKLAS